One segment of Anatilimnocola aggregata DNA contains the following:
- a CDS encoding thioredoxin domain-containing protein, with protein sequence MPNRLAAESSPYLLQHQNNPVDWYPWGEEALQRSKAEEKPIFLSIGYSACHWCHVMEHESFENVGIANELNRLFVCIKVDREERPDLDQIYMNAVQLMTGRGGWPMSVFLTPDLSPFYGGTYWPPTARMGMPGFLDVVRAVADAWQNRRHLAVQQASEMTEHLKQIGADESASDPLELDLLDHDCQQLQRAFDPQFGGFGRAPKFPHSLDLQVLLRAWSRNQDPALLHIVTHTLDQMARGGIYDHLAGGFARYSVDERWLVPHFEKMLYDNALLTSAYLEVFQATANPQFAMVARETCDYILGWMTDEAGGFHSTEDADSEGEEGKFYVWKPDEITAILGQERGRVFCAAYDVTPRGNFEHGHSILNLPRPLSQVAAELGQEETILAVELAKCRQELLQVRERRIRPGKDDKILVSWNALMIDSLAKAAGVLHEPRYLQAAEKASTFLHEQLRAADGRLLHCWRHGKAKLAAYLDDYAYLANAWISLYEANFDARWLERASELCETLLQHFADAEGGGFYFTADDHEQLIFRNKDLHDSSVPSGNAMAATALVRLGKLTGNQTYLNAAEGALRAAMGVMQRTPTAAGQLFIALDLLLVPTSELVVIGDASSEPTASLLREFQQRFIPRRVLAAHQPGQVVPAVLQPLLAGKTDAVDGQPRVFVCQDFACQAPAVGEVAIRQLWQRLG encoded by the coding sequence GTGCCCAACCGTCTCGCCGCCGAATCAAGTCCTTATCTACTGCAGCATCAGAACAATCCCGTGGATTGGTATCCGTGGGGTGAAGAGGCGCTGCAGCGGAGCAAGGCGGAAGAGAAGCCGATCTTTCTGTCGATCGGCTACTCGGCCTGTCACTGGTGCCACGTGATGGAGCACGAGAGCTTTGAGAATGTGGGAATTGCGAACGAGCTGAACCGTTTGTTTGTCTGCATTAAGGTCGATCGCGAAGAGCGGCCCGATCTCGATCAGATCTACATGAACGCGGTGCAACTGATGACGGGGCGCGGCGGTTGGCCCATGTCGGTGTTTCTCACTCCCGACCTGAGCCCGTTCTATGGCGGCACGTATTGGCCCCCCACCGCGCGGATGGGAATGCCCGGCTTTCTCGATGTGGTGCGAGCTGTGGCCGATGCCTGGCAAAATCGCCGGCATCTGGCCGTGCAACAAGCGAGCGAGATGACCGAGCACTTGAAGCAAATTGGTGCGGACGAGTCGGCCAGCGATCCGCTCGAACTCGATTTACTCGACCATGACTGCCAGCAATTGCAGCGGGCATTCGATCCACAGTTCGGCGGCTTCGGGCGAGCGCCAAAATTTCCACACTCACTCGATCTGCAGGTGCTGCTGCGGGCGTGGAGCAGAAACCAGGATCCAGCACTGCTCCATATTGTCACGCATACGCTCGATCAAATGGCCCGTGGCGGCATCTACGATCACCTGGCTGGGGGCTTTGCCCGATATAGCGTAGACGAACGTTGGCTGGTGCCGCATTTCGAAAAGATGCTCTACGACAACGCGTTGCTAACCAGCGCGTACCTTGAAGTTTTTCAAGCGACGGCGAATCCGCAATTCGCGATGGTCGCGCGCGAGACGTGCGACTACATCCTGGGCTGGATGACCGACGAAGCGGGCGGCTTTCACAGTACGGAAGATGCCGATAGCGAAGGTGAAGAAGGAAAGTTCTACGTCTGGAAGCCGGACGAAATCACGGCCATTTTGGGCCAGGAACGGGGCCGTGTCTTTTGCGCCGCCTACGATGTGACGCCCCGCGGCAACTTCGAACACGGTCACAGCATTTTGAATCTGCCCCGTCCACTGAGCCAGGTTGCTGCGGAACTTGGTCAGGAGGAAACCATATTGGCTGTTGAACTCGCCAAGTGCCGGCAGGAGTTGCTGCAGGTTCGCGAGCGGCGTATTCGGCCAGGCAAGGATGACAAAATTCTCGTTAGTTGGAATGCGCTCATGATCGACTCGCTGGCCAAAGCAGCAGGGGTGCTCCATGAGCCGCGCTATCTGCAGGCTGCGGAAAAAGCTTCGACGTTTCTGCACGAGCAATTGCGAGCAGCCGATGGCCGCCTGTTGCACTGTTGGCGGCATGGCAAGGCCAAATTAGCGGCCTATCTCGACGACTATGCGTATTTGGCGAATGCCTGGATCTCGCTCTATGAAGCCAACTTCGACGCTCGCTGGTTGGAACGGGCTAGTGAGTTGTGCGAGACACTTCTCCAGCACTTTGCTGATGCCGAAGGTGGTGGTTTCTATTTCACGGCTGACGACCACGAGCAGTTGATCTTTCGGAATAAAGACTTGCACGACAGTAGCGTGCCGAGTGGGAATGCGATGGCTGCGACGGCGCTTGTTCGCCTGGGAAAGTTGACCGGCAACCAGACGTATTTGAATGCGGCCGAGGGTGCCTTGCGGGCTGCGATGGGCGTAATGCAACGGACGCCAACGGCCGCGGGGCAGCTATTCATCGCGCTCGATTTGCTCCTCGTGCCAACGTCGGAGCTTGTCGTGATTGGCGACGCCAGTTCTGAGCCAACTGCGTCGCTGCTGCGAGAGTTTCAGCAGCGATTCATCCCTCGTCGTGTGTTGGCGGCGCATCAGCCCGGGCAAGTGGTCCCCGCCGTCTTGCAACCGTTACTAGCCGGCAAAACGGACGCGGTCGATGGGCAGCCGCGGGTTTTTGTCTGCCAGGATTTTGCCTGTCAGGCTCCCGCGGTTGGTGAGGTGGCAATTCGCCAGCTTTGGCAACGGCTGGGCTAG
- a CDS encoding GlcG/HbpS family heme-binding protein, with amino-acid sequence MSKALSFVVGLALAMAAANFAVAQGTTAQPPIPPPVAPPEYGAPIKLELAHKIVEAAEVEAKKQGWPVAIAIVDSSGFLVLFHRLDNTQLASVEISIEKAKTAAHFRRPTKAFEEVLEKGGANVKVLRIPGLPIEGGVPIMVDGKIVGAIGVSGVKSNEDGLVAAAGLTAVK; translated from the coding sequence ATGTCGAAAGCTCTCTCGTTCGTTGTTGGTTTAGCACTCGCGATGGCAGCCGCGAATTTCGCCGTTGCCCAAGGAACCACTGCTCAGCCCCCGATTCCGCCGCCTGTTGCGCCACCGGAATACGGTGCGCCAATCAAGCTCGAATTGGCCCACAAGATTGTGGAAGCTGCCGAAGTGGAAGCGAAGAAGCAAGGCTGGCCGGTTGCCATTGCCATCGTCGATAGTTCGGGGTTTCTCGTGCTGTTCCATCGGCTCGATAACACGCAACTCGCGAGCGTCGAGATCTCGATCGAGAAGGCCAAGACAGCAGCTCACTTTCGTCGTCCGACCAAGGCGTTTGAAGAAGTGCTCGAAAAAGGTGGCGCGAACGTGAAAGTCCTCCGCATTCCGGGCTTACCAATCGAAGGTGGCGTGCCGATCATGGTCGACGGCAAAATCGTCGGTGCCATTGGTGTCTCGGGTGTGAAGTCGAACGAGGATGGCCTCGTCGCTGCTGCGGGTTTGACAGCGGTGAAGTAG
- a CDS encoding sialate O-acetylesterase yields MRLSVRFLVALATVAATIGAQSAQAEIKLPKLFGDHMVLQRETEANLWGWAAPNEEVRITLGEATASAKADADGKWMTKIKTPQAGGPHELKFKGTNEITLKDVYSGEVWIASGQSNMEWTVAASANPQEEAKNGSHPLIRMIKVQKVPAEKPVDDIPVDPGTVKTTPTSGWAVAAPETVPSFSACGYFFARHLAQELKVPVGIINTSWGGTICEAWTSKEALAEVPSLKYMADRQVVVTDARPDPKDSTKTLPASKNPNQPTVLFNGMLSPVIPFTIAGAIWYQGESNVGRADEYRTLFPTMIKDWRTRFGQGDFPFLFVQLAPYKYDGKVMDANNYDGSNKLAELWDSQLKTLSLSKNTGMCVTTDITNIADIHPKNKQDVGKRLALWALANTYGKKDLVYSGPLYDSHEIEGNKIRVKFKSVGGGLTAKDEKPLTFFQIAGEDQKFVPAQAKIEGDTVVVSSESVPKPAAVRFCWVAIAEPNFANKAGLPASPFRTDDWPLTTAIKK; encoded by the coding sequence ATGAGACTCTCCGTCCGCTTTCTCGTCGCCCTGGCCACGGTTGCCGCGACCATCGGCGCGCAATCGGCCCAGGCCGAAATCAAACTGCCCAAGCTATTTGGCGACCACATGGTGCTGCAGCGTGAGACCGAAGCCAACCTGTGGGGTTGGGCGGCACCGAACGAGGAAGTAAGGATCACGCTCGGCGAAGCCACTGCTTCGGCCAAAGCTGATGCCGACGGCAAGTGGATGACCAAGATCAAGACGCCGCAGGCGGGCGGTCCTCACGAGTTGAAGTTCAAGGGAACGAACGAAATCACCCTGAAGGATGTTTACAGCGGCGAAGTCTGGATCGCTTCGGGGCAATCGAACATGGAATGGACCGTCGCAGCTTCGGCGAATCCGCAGGAAGAGGCCAAGAACGGCAGCCACCCGCTGATCCGCATGATCAAGGTGCAAAAGGTTCCTGCCGAAAAGCCCGTCGATGATATCCCGGTTGATCCAGGCACTGTGAAGACCACGCCCACCAGCGGCTGGGCTGTAGCCGCTCCTGAAACCGTACCAAGCTTCTCGGCCTGTGGCTATTTCTTCGCTCGTCACCTGGCTCAAGAATTGAAGGTGCCGGTCGGCATCATCAACACTAGTTGGGGCGGCACCATCTGCGAGGCTTGGACCAGCAAGGAAGCCCTCGCGGAAGTTCCCTCGCTCAAGTACATGGCCGACCGCCAGGTCGTCGTCACTGACGCACGACCTGATCCGAAAGATTCGACCAAGACACTTCCGGCGAGCAAGAATCCCAATCAGCCCACGGTGCTATTTAACGGCATGCTCAGCCCAGTAATTCCATTCACCATCGCTGGAGCAATTTGGTATCAGGGTGAGTCGAACGTGGGTCGTGCCGACGAATATCGCACGCTGTTTCCGACGATGATTAAGGACTGGCGGACTCGTTTTGGTCAGGGGGACTTCCCCTTCTTGTTCGTGCAACTTGCTCCGTACAAGTACGATGGCAAGGTCATGGATGCCAACAATTACGATGGCAGCAACAAGCTGGCCGAACTGTGGGACTCGCAGCTCAAGACGCTGTCGCTCTCGAAGAACACGGGCATGTGCGTGACGACCGATATAACGAACATTGCCGATATTCATCCCAAGAACAAGCAAGACGTGGGCAAGCGGCTGGCGCTGTGGGCGCTCGCCAATACGTATGGCAAAAAGGATCTCGTCTATTCGGGCCCGCTGTACGATTCGCACGAGATTGAGGGGAACAAGATCCGCGTGAAGTTCAAGAGCGTTGGTGGTGGTCTGACCGCCAAAGACGAAAAGCCGCTGACGTTCTTCCAGATCGCCGGTGAAGACCAGAAGTTTGTGCCCGCTCAGGCCAAGATCGAAGGAGACACGGTTGTCGTGAGCAGTGAGTCGGTTCCCAAGCCGGCAGCGGTGCGCTTTTGCTGGGTTGCAATCGCGGAACCTAATTTCGCGAACAAGGCTGGTCTGCCAGCTTCGCCGTTCCGCACCGACGATTGGCCGCTGACAACCGCGATCAAAAAGTAA
- a CDS encoding cupin domain-containing protein has translation MPQLITEPTRIEAAGTPPKKIEEFIGRVNSKTDALSIARMTSPSGWSEPGQTPEFAEYTVVLRGELRVETASETFVVAAGQAIICQAGEWIRYSTPGSEGAEYIAVCLPAFAPSTVHRDGS, from the coding sequence ATGCCGCAGTTGATTACCGAGCCTACGCGCATTGAAGCAGCGGGGACGCCGCCGAAGAAGATCGAAGAGTTCATCGGCCGGGTGAATTCAAAAACCGACGCGCTGAGCATTGCGCGGATGACCAGCCCGAGCGGTTGGAGTGAGCCGGGGCAAACGCCAGAGTTCGCTGAATACACGGTCGTGCTGCGGGGGGAGTTGCGGGTGGAGACCGCCAGCGAGACGTTTGTGGTCGCTGCGGGGCAGGCGATTATCTGTCAGGCGGGGGAGTGGATTCGCTATAGCACGCCGGGAAGCGAGGGGGCTGAATATATCGCGGTCTGCCTCCCCGCATTTGCGCCGAGCACGGTCCATCGCGATGGTTCCTAG
- a CDS encoding putative metallopeptidase: MAPLSKQPNQARWLLPDAAPLPPFDFCLAMRLLGQDMVARTPSLGHVDFTKIATVFAQARKRVNYGLYASLTPLRFKDGTTTTKRRGRMYTVQRLHDSAGNELLYILTFYLPRFQDLDLREKLITIFHELWHISPKFDGDIRRHEGRCFAHTGSQAKYDEHMGVLVDEWLAQRPPEALWSFLKLDFNQLHARWGRVTGQRVSRPRLIPVTK, from the coding sequence ATGGCTCCTCTTTCCAAGCAGCCGAATCAAGCGCGCTGGCTCTTACCAGACGCAGCTCCCCTTCCTCCCTTTGATTTTTGTTTGGCGATGCGACTCCTCGGCCAGGACATGGTCGCCCGCACACCTTCGCTGGGGCATGTCGACTTCACCAAGATCGCCACGGTCTTCGCGCAGGCGCGCAAGCGAGTGAACTACGGGCTCTACGCCTCCCTCACCCCACTGCGGTTCAAAGACGGCACGACGACGACCAAGCGCCGCGGCCGTATGTATACCGTGCAACGGCTGCACGACTCGGCGGGGAACGAATTGCTCTACATCCTGACGTTCTACCTGCCGCGCTTTCAGGATCTCGACCTGCGCGAGAAGCTGATCACCATCTTTCACGAACTCTGGCACATCAGCCCAAAGTTCGATGGCGACATTCGCCGTCACGAAGGTCGCTGCTTCGCCCACACGGGCTCGCAAGCTAAGTACGACGAGCACATGGGAGTTCTCGTCGACGAGTGGCTCGCACAACGCCCCCCCGAAGCCCTCTGGAGCTTTCTCAAGCTCGACTTCAACCAACTGCACGCCCGCTGGGGCCGCGTCACCGGCCAACGAGTCTCGCGGCCGAGGTTGATTCCGGTGACGAAGTAG
- a CDS encoding bL17 family ribosomal protein has translation MRHRRRSRVLGRSPSHRKAMLKNLASAIFLTERDAEGEENAPKIKGRIVTTLHKAKEVRSLVEKTITIAKKALIKQEAAAEFATSAERQSEAWKTWRKSDKWQKWAAAMAPVVNARRRCIQLLGDKQAVRLLFSTVAPRFKDREGGYTRVLRLAKPRLGDAGIRGILEFTGVRDRKVMKSQKPAFDEAAS, from the coding sequence ATGCGACATCGTCGACGAAGCCGCGTTCTCGGCCGCTCCCCCAGCCACCGCAAAGCCATGCTCAAGAACCTGGCCAGCGCCATCTTCTTGACCGAGCGCGATGCCGAGGGTGAAGAAAACGCCCCCAAGATCAAGGGCCGGATTGTCACCACCCTGCACAAGGCCAAGGAAGTCCGCTCGCTGGTCGAGAAGACCATCACGATCGCCAAGAAGGCTCTCATCAAGCAGGAAGCTGCTGCTGAGTTTGCCACCTCGGCCGAACGTCAGAGTGAAGCTTGGAAGACCTGGCGCAAGAGCGATAAGTGGCAGAAGTGGGCCGCTGCGATGGCTCCGGTCGTCAATGCTCGCCGCCGCTGCATTCAGTTGCTCGGCGACAAGCAGGCCGTCCGGTTGCTGTTCAGCACCGTGGCTCCTCGCTTCAAGGACCGCGAAGGTGGTTACACCCGCGTTCTCCGTCTGGCAAAGCCTCGCTTGGGCGATGCCGGTATCCGCGGCATTCTCGAGTTCACCGGCGTTCGCGACCGTAAGGTCATGAAGAGCCAGAAGCCCGCCTTCGACGAAGCAGCTTCCTAA